A section of the Sporichthyaceae bacterium genome encodes:
- a CDS encoding molybdenum cofactor biosynthesis protein MoaE, with translation MDAGPIRLIEIRDVALSPAEVLAAVDDPTAGGSTLFVGTVRDKDGGRDVKDLSYSAHPSAVAKMREVAEEVAAEHDVIALAAVHRVGDLSIGDLAVVVAVSCGHRGEAFVACRALIDRIKAEVPIWKHQLFLDGSTEWVGTP, from the coding sequence ATGGACGCTGGGCCTATCCGACTGATCGAGATCCGCGACGTCGCGTTGTCGCCGGCCGAGGTGCTGGCCGCGGTCGACGACCCGACCGCCGGCGGGTCGACGTTGTTCGTCGGCACCGTGCGCGACAAGGACGGCGGCCGGGACGTGAAGGACCTCAGCTACAGCGCCCACCCCAGCGCCGTGGCGAAGATGCGCGAGGTCGCGGAGGAGGTCGCCGCCGAGCACGACGTGATCGCGCTGGCCGCCGTGCATCGGGTCGGCGACTTGAGCATCGGCGATCTGGCGGTCGTCGTCGCGGTCTCCTGCGGGCACCGCGGGGAGGCGTTCGTCGCCTGCCGCGCGCTGATCGACCGCATCAAGGCCGAGGTGCCGATCTGGAAGCACCAGTTGTTCCTCGACGGCAGCACCGAATGGGTGGGGACACCCTGA
- a CDS encoding UPF0182 family protein yields MSFEVPPPPPGRRPFRPTTPRRRPRALVPVLVVLFVLFALFFVMADFVTDLWWYRAVQYSEVFTTRLTTRSVLFLIFGITMSVVVALNVVIAYRLRPTLRGMSQEQQNLDRYRVGVDPYKVPIMIVSGVLLGILSGTSASGEWRNWLLWRNKTSFGVTDPEFHKDVSFYMFSYPWWRFLLGFAFAVVLVSLLATVMTHYLYGGLRLQTPGDKATSAAQAHLSVLLGLFVALKAVAYWLDRYGLAVNGGGFDNVSGWTGLRYKDVNALLPAKEILCAIAAICALLFFANVWRRTWLLPGIGFGLLVLSALLIGTAYPAIVQQFQVKPSESTREAPYIQRNINATRAAYSLTNAKVDPYDAKTSVVPGQLRADANTTASIRVLDPNIVSPTFEAEQQIRRFYSFPEILRIDRYPIDGRSQDVVVAARELNLASVPAEQRNWINDHFLYTHGFGLVAARGNTVDVDGSPSYVSKDIPPTGQLGAYEPRVYFGEESPDYSIVGAKAGSAPREFDTEQAAGQNLNTYQGPGVGVGSLWRRLLYAVKFREQKILLSSEINSASKVLYIRNPRSRVARVAPWLTLDSDPYPAAVDGRIQWIVDGYTTSANYPYASRTTLGHATQTAVTAATGRVIAPRDEVNYIRNSVKATVDAYTGEVKLYGWDESDPVLTTWKKAFPGTVKDRSTIPADLLVHLRYPEDFFKVQRELLARYHVTDPQAFYTKADFWQVPLDPTGADVTGLAGSAESDPQPPYYLTLKMPEQQTSTFSLTTTFEPLGRGQLAALMAVDAEPGPDYGTIRVLGLPPSTNVPGPRLVQSNITSDSVVSSTLLQYRGNKVRYGNLLTLPIGGGLLYVEPMYVQPTTGTSYPLLRQVIASFGNNVAIGDDLNTALNKLFSGAAGTGAAPNPAQPPSNATSAPSDGSSGPKGATAVAAAIADAQAAQADGKAALAKGDFAAYGKDQDRIAADLQKAADAEKSPAKAPAAATTAPTPKATSPP; encoded by the coding sequence ATGAGTTTCGAGGTTCCGCCACCGCCGCCGGGTCGCCGCCCGTTCCGACCGACGACGCCTCGTCGTCGGCCTCGCGCGCTGGTGCCGGTGCTGGTGGTGCTGTTCGTCCTGTTCGCGTTGTTCTTCGTGATGGCCGACTTCGTCACCGACCTGTGGTGGTATCGGGCGGTCCAGTACTCCGAGGTGTTCACGACCCGGCTGACGACCCGGAGCGTGCTGTTCCTGATCTTCGGCATCACGATGTCGGTAGTGGTCGCCCTCAACGTGGTGATCGCCTACCGGTTGCGCCCGACGTTGCGTGGGATGTCGCAGGAGCAGCAGAACCTCGACCGGTATCGGGTCGGCGTCGATCCGTACAAGGTGCCGATCATGATCGTCTCCGGTGTGCTGCTGGGGATCCTGTCCGGCACGTCGGCGTCGGGGGAGTGGCGCAACTGGCTGCTCTGGCGGAACAAGACGTCGTTCGGGGTGACGGACCCCGAGTTCCACAAGGACGTCTCGTTCTACATGTTCAGCTACCCGTGGTGGCGCTTCCTGCTCGGCTTCGCGTTCGCCGTGGTGCTGGTCAGCCTGCTCGCCACCGTGATGACCCATTACCTCTACGGCGGCCTGCGCCTGCAGACCCCGGGGGACAAGGCGACCTCCGCCGCCCAGGCGCACCTGTCCGTCCTGCTCGGCCTGTTCGTCGCGCTGAAGGCCGTCGCGTACTGGCTGGACCGCTACGGGTTGGCGGTCAACGGCGGCGGGTTCGACAACGTCAGCGGTTGGACCGGGCTGCGCTACAAGGACGTCAACGCGCTGCTGCCGGCCAAGGAGATCCTCTGCGCGATCGCCGCGATCTGCGCGTTGCTGTTCTTCGCGAACGTCTGGCGGCGCACCTGGCTGCTGCCTGGGATCGGCTTCGGTCTGCTGGTGCTCTCGGCGCTGCTGATCGGCACGGCGTACCCGGCGATCGTGCAGCAGTTCCAGGTGAAGCCCTCCGAGTCCACCCGCGAGGCCCCGTACATCCAACGCAACATCAACGCCACCCGCGCCGCGTACAGCCTGACCAACGCCAAGGTCGATCCCTACGACGCCAAGACCTCGGTGGTGCCCGGCCAACTGCGCGCCGACGCGAACACCACGGCGAGCATCCGGGTGCTGGACCCGAACATCGTCTCGCCGACGTTCGAGGCGGAGCAGCAGATCCGCCGCTTCTACAGCTTCCCCGAGATTCTGCGGATCGACCGTTACCCCATCGACGGTCGCAGCCAGGACGTCGTGGTGGCGGCCCGGGAACTGAACCTCGCATCGGTCCCGGCCGAGCAGCGCAACTGGATCAACGACCACTTCCTGTACACCCACGGATTCGGTCTGGTCGCGGCCCGCGGGAACACCGTGGATGTCGACGGCTCGCCCAGCTACGTGTCGAAGGACATCCCGCCGACCGGGCAGCTGGGCGCATACGAACCCCGCGTCTACTTCGGTGAGGAGTCCCCGGACTACTCGATCGTCGGGGCCAAGGCCGGTTCCGCGCCCCGCGAGTTCGACACCGAGCAGGCCGCCGGCCAGAACCTCAACACCTACCAGGGGCCGGGGGTCGGCGTCGGCTCGCTGTGGCGCCGACTGCTCTACGCGGTCAAGTTCCGCGAGCAGAAGATCCTGCTGTCCTCGGAGATCAACTCGGCCTCCAAGGTGCTCTACATCCGCAACCCGCGGTCCCGGGTCGCCCGGGTCGCGCCGTGGTTGACCCTTGACTCCGACCCGTATCCGGCGGCGGTCGACGGCCGGATCCAGTGGATCGTCGACGGCTACACGACCAGCGCGAACTATCCGTACGCCAGCCGCACCACGCTCGGCCATGCGACCCAGACAGCGGTCACCGCCGCGACCGGGCGCGTGATCGCACCGCGTGACGAGGTCAACTACATCCGCAACTCGGTCAAGGCGACCGTCGACGCCTACACCGGTGAGGTGAAGCTCTACGGATGGGACGAGTCCGACCCGGTCCTCACGACTTGGAAGAAGGCCTTCCCGGGCACCGTCAAGGACCGGAGCACGATCCCGGCCGACCTGCTGGTGCACCTCCGCTACCCCGAGGACTTCTTCAAAGTTCAACGCGAGTTGCTGGCCCGCTACCACGTGACCGACCCGCAGGCCTTCTACACCAAGGCCGACTTCTGGCAGGTGCCGCTGGACCCCACCGGCGCTGACGTCACCGGACTGGCAGGCAGCGCCGAGTCCGACCCGCAGCCGCCCTACTACCTGACGTTGAAGATGCCCGAACAGCAGACCTCGACGTTCTCGTTGACCACGACGTTCGAGCCGCTGGGCCGGGGGCAGTTGGCGGCGCTGATGGCTGTCGATGCCGAGCCCGGGCCGGACTACGGGACCATCCGCGTGCTCGGGCTGCCGCCGAGCACCAACGTGCCCGGCCCCCGGTTGGTGCAGAGCAACATCACCAGCGACTCGGTAGTCAGCAGCACCCTGTTGCAGTACCGCGGCAACAAGGTCCGGTACGGGAACCTGCTGACGCTGCCGATCGGCGGCGGTCTGCTCTACGTGGAGCCGATGTACGTCCAGCCGACAACCGGCACCAGCTATCCGCTGCTGCGCCAGGTGATCGCCTCGTTCGGCAACAACGTGGCGATCGGCGACGACCTCAACACCGCCCTGAACAAGCTGTTCAGCGGCGCGGCCGGCACCGGTGCCGCACCGAACCCGGCGCAGCCGCCGAGCAATGCGACCTCGGCGCCGTCTGACGGGTCGTCAGGGCCCAAGGGGGCGACCGCCGTCGCCGCCGCGATCGCCGACGCCCAGGCCGCGCAGGCCGACGGCAAGGCCGCCCTGGCCAAGGGCGACTTCGCCGCCTACGGCAAGGACCAGGACCGCATCGCCGCCGACCTGCAGAAGGCCGCCGACGCGGAGAAGAGCCCGGCGAAGGCCCCGGCCGCGGCCACCACGGCCCCGACCCCGAAGGCCACCTCGCCACCATGA
- a CDS encoding NAD-dependent epimerase/dehydratase family protein — protein MADSRRSERPPGPSPAAPARWRSARETAGPRDVRVAVTGTPGPLRDAIAAHLTESAGTVSVRVLDAHMPRAGQRLRDVDVVVLVAASLETGTRRLTPEETARILRAATAVPRLVLVSSAMVYGADPANDLPLAEDAPLLAEERGIAGDLLDIERLVAGQRAQGLTVLRPAMLVGRGADTVFVRHFSAPLLLQVQGSTPAWQFCHVDDLLSAVGYAVAGRVEGAVTVGCEGWLAQETVESIAGLRRLVLPAALAFGTAERLHRLGVSPAPAGELRYVAYPWVVPSTRLLTAGWRPTHDNAAALTELLAAAEAAGGRRGLRETPLSAAGAAVAMVGTAALLRQARRRRRG, from the coding sequence ATGGCGGACTCGCGGCGCTCGGAGCGACCGCCCGGTCCGTCGCCCGCGGCCCCGGCCAGGTGGCGGTCAGCCCGCGAGACGGCGGGGCCGCGCGACGTCCGGGTCGCGGTCACCGGGACCCCCGGTCCACTGCGTGACGCGATCGCCGCGCACCTGACCGAGTCGGCCGGAACGGTCTCGGTCCGCGTGCTGGACGCCCACATGCCCCGAGCCGGGCAACGGCTGCGCGACGTCGACGTGGTGGTCCTGGTCGCCGCGAGCCTGGAGACCGGGACGCGGCGGCTCACCCCGGAGGAAACCGCTCGGATCCTGCGCGCGGCGACCGCGGTTCCCCGGCTCGTGCTGGTCAGCAGCGCGATGGTGTACGGCGCGGACCCGGCCAACGACCTGCCGCTGGCCGAGGACGCGCCGTTGCTCGCCGAGGAGCGAGGCATCGCCGGGGACCTGCTCGACATCGAACGCCTGGTCGCGGGGCAACGTGCGCAGGGGTTGACCGTGCTGCGGCCGGCGATGTTGGTCGGTCGCGGTGCCGACACCGTCTTCGTGCGGCATTTCTCCGCGCCGTTGCTGCTGCAGGTCCAGGGCTCGACCCCGGCCTGGCAGTTCTGCCACGTCGACGACCTGCTCTCGGCGGTCGGCTACGCGGTTGCCGGACGCGTCGAGGGTGCTGTCACGGTCGGCTGCGAGGGTTGGCTGGCCCAGGAGACCGTCGAGTCGATCGCGGGCCTGCGCCGGCTGGTGCTGCCCGCCGCGTTGGCGTTCGGAACCGCCGAACGCCTGCACCGGCTCGGCGTCTCACCGGCGCCGGCCGGCGAGCTGCGCTACGTCGCCTATCCGTGGGTGGTGCCGAGCACCCGACTGCTGACCGCCGGATGGCGCCCGACCCACGACAACGCCGCCGCGCTCACCGAACTGCTCGCCGCGGCCGAGGCTGCCGGCGGTCGCCGCGGCCTGCGGGAGACCCCGTTGTCGGCGGCGGGCGCGGCGGTCGCGATGGTCGGCACGGCCGCCCTGCTCCGTCAGGCCCGCCGCCGCCGTCGCGGCTGA
- a CDS encoding S16 family serine protease translates to MLKRVNWRSPRTVSLSVASVLLAVLAVLLLVLPVPYARLSPGPATDTLGESSGKQLITINGTTTYPTSGHLDMTTVSITNPDHRMTLLEALSGWFSSGVAVVPKETVYDTTKSAAQIDAENTQEMELSQKHATAAALLALNVKGVISHVVVSALTSGTPAYGKLQVADEIEKIDGKTVNTPQDVVDDVRAHKPGEQVTFLVKRKDSTGNEHELTVTLTTAKNPSDAKLPYIGISPDRDYTFPFQVKIELDNVGGPSAGMMFALGIIERLSQGGITGGKTIAGTGTITDDGTVGKIGGIQMKILGAKRAGATVFLVPADNCREAAQDPPKGIELVKVDKLSTALSALLAIRTGQGTVPHC, encoded by the coding sequence GTGCTGAAGCGGGTGAACTGGCGCTCGCCGCGAACCGTCTCGTTGAGTGTCGCGAGCGTTCTGCTGGCCGTGCTCGCGGTGCTGCTGCTGGTCCTTCCGGTGCCCTACGCCCGACTGTCTCCCGGCCCGGCCACCGACACCCTCGGCGAGTCCAGCGGCAAGCAGCTGATCACGATCAACGGCACGACCACGTACCCGACCAGCGGGCACCTGGACATGACAACGGTCTCGATAACCAACCCGGACCACCGGATGACGCTGCTCGAGGCGCTGTCCGGCTGGTTCTCCTCCGGGGTCGCGGTGGTCCCTAAGGAGACCGTCTACGACACCACCAAATCCGCCGCGCAGATCGACGCCGAGAACACCCAGGAGATGGAGCTCTCCCAGAAGCACGCCACCGCGGCGGCGCTGCTGGCGCTCAACGTCAAGGGCGTCATCTCCCACGTCGTGGTCTCCGCGCTCACCTCCGGCACCCCCGCCTACGGCAAGCTCCAGGTCGCCGACGAGATCGAGAAGATCGACGGCAAGACCGTGAACACCCCGCAGGACGTCGTCGACGACGTCCGCGCCCACAAGCCCGGCGAGCAGGTGACGTTCCTGGTCAAGCGCAAGGACTCGACGGGCAACGAGCACGAGCTCACCGTCACGCTGACCACGGCCAAGAACCCCAGCGACGCGAAGCTGCCCTACATCGGCATCAGCCCGGACCGCGACTACACGTTCCCGTTCCAGGTGAAGATCGAGCTCGACAACGTCGGCGGCCCCAGCGCCGGGATGATGTTCGCGCTCGGGATCATCGAGCGGCTGTCCCAGGGCGGCATCACCGGCGGCAAGACCATCGCCGGCACCGGCACGATCACCGACGACGGCACGGTCGGCAAGATCGGCGGCATCCAGATGAAGATCCTCGGCGCCAAACGGGCCGGCGCGACCGTGTTCCTGGTCCCTGCCGACAACTGCCGCGAGGCCGCGCAGGACCCGCCGAAGGGCATCGAGTTGGTGAAGGTCGACAAGCTCTCGACTGCGCTGTCGGCGCTGCTGGCCATCCGCACCGGGCAGGGCACGGTCCCGCACTGCTGA